A single genomic interval of Cryptosporangium phraense harbors:
- a CDS encoding TolB family protein → MRRTIISALRATTTVGGALVGVALALTSPALASPALAAQAGAAGFPDAVQAGSTWTARTGGRMLVDNGADMDQLSAGGKQTLLAGEAYERKYGSYSKDGAKIVYSDQGTKGFGAQIWSMDSSGRNRRQLTSLDTEAFGPELSPNGKKIAFQTQGAIWVMNADGTGSRKLSTDGYYYGTGISWAPDSAKFVVTRGQIDERSGEPYQLEIVTMNADGSGETALTKSGGDKNSPAWSPDGSTIVFSYTTTKAQQQGDTYDLWTIKSNGNGLKQLTHTKNVSEQDTVWAPTGAAIAYASWAEQTETSPRVMKAKADGTSVTSLDATGYPTAWS, encoded by the coding sequence ATGCGGCGGACGATCATCTCAGCGCTTCGGGCCACGACCACCGTGGGCGGCGCCCTCGTCGGTGTGGCGCTCGCGCTGACCAGCCCGGCGCTCGCTAGCCCGGCGCTCGCTGCTCAGGCCGGCGCCGCCGGCTTCCCCGACGCCGTCCAGGCCGGCTCCACGTGGACCGCCCGGACCGGCGGCCGGATGCTCGTCGACAACGGCGCGGACATGGACCAGCTCTCGGCCGGCGGGAAGCAGACACTGCTCGCCGGTGAGGCCTACGAGCGCAAGTACGGCTCGTACTCGAAGGACGGCGCCAAGATCGTCTACTCCGACCAGGGCACGAAGGGCTTCGGCGCCCAGATCTGGAGCATGGACTCGAGCGGCCGGAACCGCCGCCAGCTCACCTCGCTCGACACCGAGGCGTTCGGCCCGGAGCTCTCGCCCAACGGCAAGAAGATCGCGTTCCAGACCCAGGGCGCGATCTGGGTGATGAACGCCGACGGCACCGGCTCCCGCAAGCTCTCCACCGACGGCTACTACTACGGCACCGGCATCAGCTGGGCCCCCGACAGCGCGAAGTTCGTCGTCACCCGGGGCCAGATCGACGAGCGCAGCGGTGAGCCGTACCAGCTCGAGATCGTCACGATGAACGCCGACGGCTCCGGCGAGACCGCGCTGACCAAGTCCGGCGGCGACAAGAACAGCCCGGCCTGGAGCCCCGACGGCAGCACGATCGTCTTCAGCTACACGACCACCAAGGCCCAGCAGCAGGGCGACACCTACGACCTCTGGACGATCAAGTCCAACGGCAACGGCCTCAAGCAGCTCACCCACACCAAGAACGTCAGCGAGCAGGACACGGTCTGGGCGCCCACCGGCGCGGCGATCGCGTACGCGTCCTGGGCCGAGCAGACCGAGACCAGCCCGCGCGTGATGAAGGCCAAGGCCGACGGCACCTCGGTGACCTCGCTCGACGCCACCGGCTACCCGACCGCCTGGAGCTGA
- a CDS encoding sigma-70 family RNA polymerase sigma factor, protein MVLVDRVPEAAAPRPDAEAGVALRAALAALPPKQRAALVLRYYADLSVDETAAALGCPVNTVKSHTARGLAALRRALPEEAIQR, encoded by the coding sequence GTGGTGCTGGTCGACCGGGTGCCGGAGGCGGCCGCGCCCCGGCCGGACGCGGAGGCCGGCGTGGCCCTGCGGGCCGCGCTGGCTGCCCTCCCCCCGAAACAACGCGCTGCGCTGGTGCTCCGCTACTACGCAGACCTCTCGGTGGACGAGACGGCAGCCGCGCTCGGCTGCCCGGTGAACACGGTCAAGAGTCACACCGCCCGGGGCCTGGCGGCGCTGCGCCGCGCCCTGCCCGAGGAGGCGATCCAGCGATGA
- a CDS encoding sigma factor codes for MADDYHDYVRTALPALRRLAYVLCQDGHRADDLVQSALVKLYLSWDRIRTNRDAYARTVLVRVFLSERRGG; via the coding sequence GTGGCCGACGACTACCACGACTACGTCCGCACCGCGTTGCCCGCGCTGCGGCGCCTCGCGTACGTGCTCTGCCAGGACGGGCACCGCGCCGACGACCTCGTCCAGAGCGCGCTGGTCAAGCTGTACCTGAGCTGGGACCGGATCCGGACCAACCGGGACGCCTACGCCCGGACCGTGCTGGTCCGGGTCTTCCTGAGCGAGAGACGCGGTGGCTAG
- the cysS gene encoding cysteine--tRNA ligase, with protein MTLRLHDTASRSTREFVPIKPGHVGIYLCGPTVQSPPHIGHLRSAVNYDVLRRWLARSGYAVTFVQNVTDIDDKILNKSAGTDTEWWALAYENERAFSAAYAALGCLPPTISPRATGHVPEMIELMKLLIERGHAYASEGDVYFDTLSYAAYGALSGQRLDHMQGDGADEHCKRDARDFALWKGRKPGEPDTASWPTPWGPGRPGWHLECSAMAGRYLGEAFDIHGGGLDLVFPHHENEIAQSKAAGFGFANYWVHHALLNLGPEKMSKSLGNVIDLPHVLNLVRAVEVRYYLATPHYRSTIDYSEESLLEAAQGYRRIENFVQRAAERVGAVSGALSPAFTAAMDDDLGTPAAIASVHEAVRVGNSALADGNDAAATQALAEVRGGLEVFGLDPLAQADGSADDLRGVVDSLVAVALEQRQAARGRKDYGAADSIRDQLKDAGIVVEDTPAGPRWTL; from the coding sequence GTGACGCTCCGTCTCCACGACACCGCCAGCAGGTCGACCCGCGAGTTCGTCCCGATCAAGCCGGGACACGTCGGGATCTACCTGTGTGGGCCGACGGTGCAGTCACCGCCGCACATCGGGCACCTGCGCTCAGCGGTCAACTACGACGTGCTGCGCCGCTGGCTGGCCCGGTCCGGCTACGCGGTCACGTTCGTCCAGAACGTCACCGACATCGACGACAAGATCCTCAACAAATCGGCCGGTACCGACACCGAATGGTGGGCGCTCGCCTACGAGAACGAGCGGGCGTTCTCGGCCGCCTACGCGGCGCTCGGTTGCTTGCCGCCGACGATCTCACCCCGGGCCACCGGCCACGTGCCCGAGATGATCGAGCTGATGAAGCTGCTGATCGAGCGCGGCCACGCCTATGCGTCCGAGGGCGACGTCTACTTCGACACGCTCTCCTACGCCGCTTACGGCGCGCTGTCCGGGCAGCGGCTCGACCACATGCAGGGTGACGGCGCCGATGAACATTGCAAGCGCGACGCCCGCGACTTCGCGCTCTGGAAGGGCCGCAAGCCCGGCGAGCCCGATACCGCGTCCTGGCCGACGCCCTGGGGCCCGGGCCGCCCGGGCTGGCACCTGGAGTGCTCGGCGATGGCCGGCCGCTACCTCGGCGAGGCCTTCGACATCCACGGCGGTGGCCTCGACCTGGTGTTCCCGCACCACGAGAACGAGATCGCGCAGTCCAAGGCGGCTGGGTTCGGGTTCGCGAACTACTGGGTGCACCACGCGCTGCTCAACCTCGGGCCCGAGAAGATGAGCAAGTCGCTCGGCAACGTGATCGACCTGCCGCACGTGCTGAACCTGGTCCGCGCGGTCGAGGTCCGGTACTACCTGGCGACGCCGCACTACCGCTCGACGATCGACTACAGCGAGGAGTCGCTGCTCGAGGCGGCCCAGGGCTACCGGCGCATCGAGAACTTCGTCCAGCGCGCAGCCGAGCGGGTCGGGGCCGTTTCCGGAGCGCTGAGCCCGGCGTTCACCGCCGCGATGGACGACGACCTCGGAACGCCCGCGGCCATCGCGTCCGTGCACGAGGCAGTGAGGGTGGGGAACTCGGCGCTGGCCGACGGCAACGACGCTGCGGCGACGCAGGCGTTGGCCGAGGTCCGTGGCGGTCTGGAGGTCTTCGGTCTCGATCCGCTGGCGCAGGCCGACGGCTCGGCCGACGATCTGCGGGGTGTCGTGGACTCCTTGGTGGCGGTCGCGCTCGAGCAGCGGCAGGCCGCTCGCGGGCGGAAGGACTACGGGGCCGCGGACAGCATCCGGGATCAGCTCAAGGACGCCGGTATCGTGGTCGAAGACACTCCAGCGGGTCCACGCTGGACCCTTTGA
- the rlmB gene encoding 23S rRNA (guanosine(2251)-2'-O)-methyltransferase RlmB: protein MPGNSPRPNRRKAGTKKGAVVGSGGQRRKGLEGKGPTPKAVDRFKHVAARKAAAARKANPPKNGDRPRTAAGRRAQGTREGAELLVGRNPVVEALRAEIPASALFIAQGVDVDERINEAVQTAGDRGLSILEVSRTELDRMTGGVLHQGIGLKVPPYSYADLPDVLSSASGTPLLVALDGVTDPRNLGAVVRSAAAFGASGVILPERRAAGMTATAWRTSAGAAARVPVARVTNLTRTLRSLQDQGFTVLGLDADGDVDSDSLDVGTDPVVIVVGSEGRGLSRLVGEACDQLVSIPMTSDTESLNASVAAAVLLADVARQRRQAAHD from the coding sequence ATGCCCGGCAATAGTCCGCGTCCGAACCGCCGCAAGGCAGGCACCAAGAAAGGCGCGGTCGTCGGATCGGGCGGTCAGCGGCGCAAGGGGCTGGAAGGCAAGGGCCCGACGCCCAAGGCGGTCGACCGGTTCAAGCACGTCGCGGCCCGGAAGGCGGCGGCGGCGCGCAAGGCCAACCCGCCCAAGAACGGCGACCGTCCCCGCACCGCGGCCGGCCGGCGCGCTCAGGGCACCCGGGAAGGCGCCGAGTTGCTGGTCGGCCGCAACCCGGTGGTCGAGGCGCTGCGGGCCGAGATCCCGGCCAGCGCGCTGTTCATCGCCCAGGGCGTCGACGTCGACGAGCGGATCAACGAGGCGGTGCAGACCGCGGGTGACCGCGGGCTGTCGATCCTCGAGGTCAGCCGCACCGAGCTCGACCGGATGACCGGCGGGGTCCTGCACCAGGGCATCGGCCTGAAGGTGCCGCCGTACTCGTATGCCGACCTGCCCGACGTGCTGTCCTCGGCGAGCGGCACCCCGCTGCTGGTCGCTCTCGACGGCGTCACCGACCCGCGCAACCTCGGTGCGGTCGTGCGCTCGGCCGCCGCCTTCGGCGCCTCCGGGGTCATCCTCCCGGAGCGGCGCGCGGCCGGGATGACCGCCACGGCCTGGCGGACGTCGGCCGGCGCGGCGGCCCGTGTGCCGGTCGCTCGCGTCACGAACCTCACGCGGACGCTCCGGTCGCTGCAGGATCAGGGCTTCACGGTCCTGGGTCTGGACGCCGACGGGGACGTCGATTCCGACTCGCTGGACGTCGGCACCGACCCCGTGGTGATCGTGGTCGGCTCCGAGGGGCGCGGGCTGTCCCGGCTGGTGGGGGAGGCCTGCGATCAGCTGGTCTCGATCCCGATGACCAGCGACACCGAGTCGCTGAACGCGTCGGTCGCGGCCGCGGTGCTACTGGCGGACGTAGCGCGGCAGCGGCGTCAGGCTGCGCACGACTAG
- a CDS encoding VanZ family protein, which translates to MAGSIIRELLRIVPIAVVVLLIAAVGWRPIVRKLGTHPVVAAGLLLSLAGIAIVTLTPAPAPFANPWQGWGCIRAGWEPDWVPWPFTGSINGRSLNVWMFVPLGIFTALTGKNVKIPLTLAAFGVLIPIGIEAAQRTLPLNRFCDTRDVADNVYGLLIGLVLGLVVRSLTPLPRYVRQ; encoded by the coding sequence TTGGCCGGCAGCATCATCCGTGAATTGCTACGCATCGTGCCGATCGCCGTGGTCGTGCTCCTGATCGCCGCCGTCGGCTGGCGGCCGATCGTCCGCAAGCTCGGCACCCACCCGGTCGTCGCCGCCGGGCTCCTGCTGAGCCTGGCCGGCATCGCGATCGTCACGCTGACGCCGGCCCCGGCGCCGTTCGCCAACCCCTGGCAGGGCTGGGGCTGCATCCGGGCCGGCTGGGAGCCCGACTGGGTGCCGTGGCCGTTCACCGGCTCGATCAACGGCCGCAGCCTCAACGTCTGGATGTTCGTCCCGCTCGGGATCTTCACCGCGCTCACCGGCAAGAACGTCAAGATCCCACTCACGCTGGCCGCCTTCGGCGTCCTCATCCCGATCGGCATCGAAGCGGCCCAGCGGACGCTGCCGCTGAACCGCTTCTGCGACACCCGCGACGTCGCCGACAACGTCTACGGGCTGCTGATCGGCCTCGTGCTCGGGCTAGTCGTGCGCAGCCTGACGCCGCTGCCGCGCTACGTCCGCCAGTAG
- a CDS encoding ABC transporter ATP-binding protein translates to MATVTYQGASRIYPGSTKPAVDKLNLEIQDGEFLVLVGPSGCGKSTSLRMLAGLEDVNEGAILINDKDVSNLPPKARDIAMVFQNYALYPHMTVAENMGFALKLKKTPKSEIADKVRDAAKLLDLEEYLDRKPKALSGGQRQRVAMGRAIVREPQVFLMDEPLSNLDAKLRVQTRSQIAALQKRLGITTVYVTHDQVEAMTMGHRVAVLKDGLLQQCDTPRSLYDRPGNAFVAGFIGSPAMNLKTVPLTDEGAQLGSIVVPLTREQVAGAGEGGSKNVTIGFRPEAIDLVSDGTGLPVVVDLVEELGSDAYVYGHAEIGGDDTRIVTRTDGRKIPVIGDTVHLQLDKDAVHVFHAESGKRLD, encoded by the coding sequence ATGGCAACTGTCACGTACCAGGGGGCGAGCCGTATCTACCCCGGCTCCACCAAGCCCGCGGTCGACAAGCTGAACCTCGAGATCCAGGACGGCGAGTTCCTCGTTCTGGTCGGTCCCTCGGGTTGCGGCAAGTCGACGTCGCTCCGGATGCTGGCCGGCCTGGAAGACGTCAACGAGGGCGCGATCCTCATCAACGACAAGGACGTCTCGAACCTCCCTCCGAAGGCCCGCGACATCGCGATGGTGTTCCAGAACTACGCGCTCTACCCGCACATGACCGTCGCGGAGAACATGGGCTTCGCGCTGAAGCTCAAGAAGACGCCGAAGTCGGAGATCGCCGACAAGGTCCGCGACGCCGCCAAGCTGCTGGACCTCGAGGAATACCTCGACCGCAAGCCGAAGGCGCTCTCCGGTGGTCAGCGTCAGCGTGTCGCGATGGGTCGCGCGATCGTCCGTGAGCCGCAGGTCTTCCTGATGGACGAGCCGCTCTCGAACCTGGATGCCAAGCTGCGTGTCCAGACCCGTTCGCAGATCGCCGCCCTGCAGAAGCGCCTCGGCATCACGACCGTCTACGTCACCCACGACCAGGTCGAGGCCATGACGATGGGCCACCGGGTCGCGGTGCTCAAGGACGGCCTGCTGCAGCAGTGCGACACCCCGCGCTCGCTGTACGACCGTCCGGGCAACGCGTTCGTCGCGGGCTTCATCGGCTCCCCGGCCATGAACCTCAAGACGGTCCCGCTGACCGACGAGGGTGCCCAGCTGGGCTCGATCGTGGTTCCGCTCACCCGCGAGCAGGTCGCGGGCGCGGGTGAGGGTGGCTCCAAGAACGTCACGATCGGCTTCCGGCCGGAAGCGATCGACCTGGTGTCCGACGGCACCGGGCTGCCGGTCGTCGTCGACCTGGTCGAAGAGCTGGGCTCGGACGCCTACGTGTACGGCCACGCCGAGATCGGTGGCGACGACACGCGGATCGTGACCCGCACCGACGGTCGCAAGATCCCGGTGATCGGCGACACCGTGCACCTGCAGCTCGACAAGGACGCGGTGCACGTGTTCCACGCCGAGAGCGGCAAGCGCCTCGACTGA
- a CDS encoding LacI family DNA-binding transcriptional regulator: MAQRPPRRTATLASLAAELGVSRTTVSNAYNRPDQLSPQLRQRVLEAAKRLGYPGPDPLARSLRTRRAGAIGLLLTEALSYAFRDPAAVEFLEGLARECEDAKTGLLLVPAVPGAGTDPALAAAAAVDGFIVYSLPNDDPHLDAALARPVPTVIVDEPLNAAGADYVGIDDRAAAAKAGAHLAELGHRQIGIICSRISSTRGPGGQATPERQRSSPYDVVRLRLDGLFDGLQLDRDEVPVWECWENTLDSAAGAAKEMLDAYPSLTAVACTTDVLALGAIQAAKSLGRSVPDDLSVTGFDDIPDAGASGLTTVHQSHAEKGRAAWRLLSRDDRDEVPTQRATIPTELRIRQTTAVPSR, translated from the coding sequence ATGGCTCAGCGTCCGCCCCGTCGGACCGCCACACTTGCGTCGCTGGCGGCGGAACTCGGCGTGTCCCGCACCACCGTCTCCAACGCCTACAACCGTCCCGACCAGCTGTCGCCGCAGCTCCGGCAGCGCGTCCTCGAAGCCGCCAAGCGGCTCGGGTACCCCGGGCCCGACCCGTTGGCGCGCTCGTTGCGCACCCGCCGGGCCGGAGCGATCGGCCTGCTGCTCACCGAGGCGTTGTCGTACGCCTTCCGCGACCCGGCCGCGGTCGAGTTCCTCGAGGGCCTCGCCCGCGAGTGCGAGGACGCCAAGACCGGCCTCCTGCTGGTCCCGGCCGTCCCCGGCGCCGGAACCGACCCGGCCCTGGCGGCGGCCGCCGCCGTCGACGGCTTCATCGTCTACTCCCTCCCGAACGACGACCCGCATTTGGACGCTGCGCTGGCGCGCCCGGTGCCGACGGTGATCGTCGACGAGCCGCTCAATGCCGCCGGCGCGGACTACGTCGGCATCGACGACCGGGCGGCGGCGGCGAAGGCCGGCGCGCACCTGGCCGAGCTCGGCCACCGCCAGATCGGCATCATCTGCAGCCGGATCAGCTCGACCCGCGGTCCGGGCGGCCAGGCGACGCCCGAGCGGCAGCGGTCGTCCCCGTACGACGTCGTTCGCCTGCGTCTGGACGGTCTGTTCGACGGCCTGCAGCTCGACCGGGACGAAGTTCCGGTCTGGGAGTGCTGGGAGAACACGCTCGACTCCGCGGCCGGCGCGGCCAAGGAGATGCTGGACGCGTACCCGTCGCTGACCGCGGTGGCCTGCACGACGGACGTCTTGGCCTTGGGGGCGATCCAGGCGGCCAAGTCTCTGGGCCGTTCCGTTCCTGACGACCTGTCGGTGACCGGCTTCGACGACATCCCCGACGCCGGGGCCAGCGGGCTGACGACCGTGCACCAGTCGCACGCCGAGAAGGGCCGCGCGGCCTGGCGTCTGCTCAGCCGCGACGACCGGGACGAGGTCCCGACCCAGCGCGCCACCATCCCGACGGAGCTGCGGATCCGCCAGACCACGGCCGTACCTTCTCGATAA
- a CDS encoding UTRA domain-containing protein: MQRVTTYISWEIAEGTRLLVEEIPHLHGIHGVLEVRGQTMTRLREEVTARMPRAEEARYLQIPSGVPVLDSLYTSVDQHGIAYVLTRFVLRADLGAL, from the coding sequence GTGCAGCGGGTCACGACGTACATCTCGTGGGAGATCGCCGAGGGGACGCGATTGCTGGTGGAGGAGATCCCGCACCTGCACGGCATCCACGGTGTGCTGGAAGTGCGCGGACAGACGATGACCCGCCTCCGCGAGGAGGTCACCGCCCGCATGCCCCGAGCCGAGGAAGCGCGCTATCTCCAGATCCCGTCCGGAGTTCCGGTACTCGATTCCCTCTACACCAGCGTCGACCAGCACGGAATTGCGTACGTGCTGACCCGCTTCGTCTTGCGCGCCGATCTCGGCGCCCTCTGA
- a CDS encoding toll/interleukin-1 receptor domain-containing protein: MSLDWEVALSYAGAQREYVERVATELGRLGVRCFFDRHQLAEIWGENLSDELVRIYGSQAAVVIVFGSAEYVQSSHTIAELTAASRGEFQAPRPRVLAARFDDTPVPGISDDQAWIDLRGIAPEQFAEEISRKLDHLNLGTIPADLGWWRTRWMSASIHLDTESPRIIEHRSILAESDEMKYMMLSVSTPVESSDGIDIDTLYGGSVIRKTTESPTRTSVVLKLTRLIRIGESHALGLMYSMPSWRGFAPQFLFSPLKECDVFRLRVQFRTNQLPIEIREIRGVAHREIRNRLSEAPAVEVDRFGGIALDFSDLQRGLAYGAVWGSAAE; this comes from the coding sequence ATGAGTCTCGACTGGGAGGTGGCGCTCTCATATGCAGGTGCGCAGCGCGAATACGTCGAACGTGTAGCGACTGAACTCGGTCGACTAGGGGTCCGGTGCTTCTTCGACCGTCATCAATTGGCTGAAATTTGGGGCGAGAATCTAAGCGATGAACTCGTCCGAATCTACGGCAGCCAGGCCGCAGTCGTAATTGTATTTGGGTCCGCCGAATACGTCCAGTCCAGCCACACAATCGCAGAGTTGACCGCAGCATCCCGAGGCGAATTTCAAGCGCCGCGCCCTCGTGTGCTCGCTGCACGTTTCGACGACACACCCGTTCCAGGAATCTCAGATGATCAAGCCTGGATCGACCTCCGAGGAATCGCTCCTGAGCAGTTTGCAGAGGAAATCTCGCGCAAATTGGATCATCTAAACTTGGGTACGATACCTGCCGACTTGGGCTGGTGGAGAACGCGTTGGATGAGCGCTTCGATCCATCTCGATACCGAAAGCCCGAGGATTATCGAGCATCGCAGCATCCTAGCGGAGTCGGACGAGATGAAGTATATGATGTTATCCGTTAGCACGCCCGTTGAGTCGAGCGATGGGATCGATATTGACACGCTCTACGGTGGTTCAGTTATCCGAAAGACGACCGAGTCTCCAACTAGAACCAGTGTCGTGTTGAAACTCACTCGCCTCATCCGAATCGGCGAAAGTCATGCGCTGGGCCTTATGTACAGCATGCCCTCTTGGCGGGGCTTCGCGCCTCAATTCCTATTCTCTCCGCTCAAGGAGTGTGATGTCTTCCGGCTCAGAGTTCAGTTCCGAACAAACCAATTACCGATCGAAATTCGCGAAATTCGGGGAGTGGCACATCGAGAGATTCGTAACAGGCTATCCGAAGCACCAGCGGTCGAAGTTGACAGATTCGGTGGCATCGCCTTGGACTTCTCGGATCTCCAGCGTGGCCTAGCGTACGGAGCCGTCTGGGGCAGTGCGGCGGAGTAA
- a CDS encoding class I SAM-dependent methyltransferase, with protein sequence MTSTRATVDHYERLAASHDHNWTHSGVFLDWMTSQIVSAASIGATDRVADVGSGTGLFARHIADQVHPAQPILCVDTSRPMLTQIPTSPEPQPVVAPAEEMAEWVTAGGGAGTAGELDVILLKESVHTR encoded by the coding sequence GTGACGTCGACGAGAGCGACTGTCGACCACTACGAACGGTTGGCAGCAAGCCATGACCACAACTGGACGCACAGCGGCGTGTTCCTGGACTGGATGACCAGCCAGATCGTCTCCGCAGCCTCGATCGGTGCGACCGACCGCGTCGCCGACGTCGGTTCCGGTACCGGCTTGTTCGCGAGACACATCGCGGACCAGGTCCACCCTGCCCAGCCGATCCTCTGCGTAGACACGTCGCGGCCGATGCTCACCCAGATACCCACATCGCCCGAGCCCCAGCCCGTAGTGGCGCCCGCCGAAGAGATGGCGGAGTGGGTGACGGCGGGAGGCGGAGCCGGGACCGCCGGCGAACTCGACGTCATCCTCCTCAAGGAGTCGGTCCACACCCGGTAG
- a CDS encoding DUF433 domain-containing protein, whose translation MALDRITAEPGKLEGRPCIRGLRMSVQSVVRLVAAGWAFDEILANYPDLEHEDIRQALECAAAATDAHVLSLREPA comes from the coding sequence ATGGCCCTCGACAGGATCACTGCGGAGCCCGGCAAGCTCGAGGGTCGGCCTTGTATCCGGGGTCTACGGATGTCGGTCCAGTCGGTTGTCCGGCTTGTTGCCGCCGGTTGGGCGTTCGACGAGATCCTGGCGAACTACCCGGACCTCGAACACGAGGACATCAGGCAGGCTCTTGAGTGCGCGGCTGCTGCGACTGACGCGCACGTGCTCTCGCTTCGAGAGCCGGCGTGA
- a CDS encoding DUF5615 family PIN-like protein yields MKFLIDENLSSQLAEFLLKSGHDAVHARDLDAAGASDADVMTLAAVSDA; encoded by the coding sequence GTGAAGTTTCTGATCGACGAGAACCTTTCGTCGCAGCTCGCCGAATTTCTCCTGAAGTCGGGCCATGATGCTGTGCACGCTCGCGACCTGGACGCGGCGGGAGCCTCCGACGCCGACGTGATGACCCTGGCCGCTGTTAGTGACGCGTGA
- a CDS encoding MarR family winged helix-turn-helix transcriptional regulator codes for MPNREEAAATAQRLRIVFGRLRRRLQDASAVSGLSAPQASALARLALNEPASASQLAGAERVRPQSMAKTIAALHDLGLIRREADPDDGRQKWIYLTDEGRAAAQGARSHREEWLTDAIAQRFTDDERHLIDQALTLLERVVDQ; via the coding sequence GTGCCAAACCGCGAAGAGGCAGCAGCCACCGCCCAGCGGCTCCGGATCGTCTTCGGGCGGCTCCGCCGCCGACTCCAAGACGCCTCCGCGGTCAGCGGCCTCAGCGCCCCCCAAGCCTCCGCCCTGGCGCGCCTCGCTCTCAACGAACCGGCCTCCGCGAGCCAACTCGCCGGCGCCGAGCGCGTCCGTCCGCAGTCGATGGCCAAGACCATCGCCGCGCTGCACGACCTCGGCCTCATCCGCCGCGAGGCGGACCCCGACGACGGCCGCCAGAAGTGGATCTACCTCACCGACGAAGGCCGCGCCGCCGCCCAGGGGGCCCGCAGCCACCGCGAGGAGTGGCTCACCGATGCGATCGCCCAGCGCTTCACCGACGACGAGCGCCACCTGATCGACCAGGCCCTCACCCTGCTGGAAAGGGTCGTCGACCAATGA
- a CDS encoding MFS transporter → MTLRERLRPTNTGFDRKLIAPLVAGAVLNPINSTIISVALIPIGVALGEPPRATAWLISSLYLATAVGQPVVGRLIDVYGPRRLFLPATALVGLAGVIGALAPNLGVLIAARVILGFGTCAGYPAAMRLIRDEADRTGQGSPAGILTILAISTQTIAVIGPPLGGLLIGLGGWRTTLAINVPIAAAAFLLGQRRFPKDTRSNGRPNLDYTGIVLFATTLVALLLFLMNPRPTNAYLLAIAAAAATGFAVRELRHPDPFIDLRVLGGNVPLLLTYGRALLAYIVGYSFLFGFTQWLEEGRGLAAGHAGLVLLPMFATAIVVSAVTGRREELRGKLIVASAAQVLACALLLTLHPHSPIWLVVGIVLIFGLPQGLNSIALQNAVYRQANPADIGASAGLLRTFGYLGAITSSAALGGFYGARADTVGLHHLAVFLVATGAAYLLVNVFDRSLRKR, encoded by the coding sequence ATGACGCTCCGAGAGAGACTCCGCCCGACCAACACCGGCTTCGACCGCAAACTCATCGCCCCACTCGTCGCCGGCGCCGTCCTCAACCCCATCAACTCCACGATCATCTCGGTCGCGCTCATCCCGATCGGAGTAGCGCTCGGCGAACCACCCAGGGCAACCGCCTGGCTCATCTCGTCGCTCTACCTCGCGACCGCCGTCGGGCAGCCCGTCGTCGGCCGGCTGATCGACGTCTACGGGCCGCGTCGACTGTTCCTCCCGGCGACCGCCCTCGTCGGGCTGGCCGGCGTCATCGGCGCGCTCGCGCCGAACCTCGGCGTGCTGATCGCGGCCCGGGTCATCCTGGGGTTCGGCACCTGCGCCGGCTACCCCGCCGCGATGCGCCTGATCCGCGACGAGGCCGACCGCACCGGCCAGGGCAGCCCGGCCGGGATCCTGACGATCCTGGCCATCTCGACCCAGACCATCGCGGTCATCGGGCCCCCGCTCGGCGGCCTGCTGATCGGTCTCGGCGGATGGCGCACCACGCTCGCGATCAACGTCCCGATCGCCGCGGCCGCGTTCCTCCTCGGCCAGAGACGCTTCCCGAAAGACACCCGGAGCAACGGCAGACCCAACCTCGACTACACCGGCATCGTGCTCTTCGCGACCACCCTCGTCGCCCTGCTCCTGTTCCTGATGAACCCCCGCCCCACCAACGCCTACCTCCTCGCCATCGCCGCGGCCGCCGCCACCGGTTTCGCGGTCCGCGAACTCCGCCACCCCGACCCGTTCATCGACCTCCGCGTCCTCGGCGGCAACGTCCCGCTCCTGCTCACCTACGGACGCGCCCTGCTGGCGTACATCGTCGGCTACAGCTTCCTGTTCGGGTTCACGCAGTGGCTCGAGGAAGGTCGCGGCCTCGCCGCCGGCCACGCGGGCCTCGTCCTGCTGCCGATGTTCGCGACGGCCATCGTCGTCTCGGCCGTCACCGGACGCCGGGAGGAGCTCCGCGGAAAGCTGATCGTCGCGTCGGCCGCGCAGGTCCTGGCCTGCGCCTTGCTGCTCACGCTGCACCCGCACAGCCCGATCTGGCTGGTCGTCGGGATCGTGCTGATCTTCGGCCTCCCGCAGGGCCTCAACAGCATCGCGCTGCAGAACGCGGTCTACCGCCAGGCCAACCCGGCCGACATCGGCGCGTCCGCCGGCCTGCTCCGCACGTTCGGCTACCTCGGCGCGATCACGTCCTCGGCCGCGCTCGGCGGCTTCTACGGAGCGCGCGCCGACACGGTCGGCCTGCACCACCTCGCGGTGTTCCTGGTCGCGACCGGCGCCGCGTACCTCCTCGTCAACGTCTTCGACCGATCCCTGAGGAAGCGATGA